The following are encoded together in the Nitrospiria bacterium genome:
- a CDS encoding pirin family protein has translation MKSLPRKIETIIEPEAVVEGAGVRLKRSIATRRLDYLDPFLLLDHFASTNPRDYEAGFPLHPHRGIETVTYILKGEVRHKDTLGNAGSIGAGDVQWMTAGRGIMHEEMPQARPEGIAGFQLWVNLPAKLKMTPPRYQDIRAHEIPEIKRDDGARIRVITGAVEGARGPVTEIAANPIYLDVCVPPRASFVQPIKRGHTAFVYVFEGEAQFAGDEKEAGTMISNPKLVVLGDGDELRVTTGEAPVRFLLVSGKPLHEPIARYGPFVMNTQDEIKQTLYELRMGTFVTT, from the coding sequence ATGAAATCATTGCCTCGCAAAATAGAGACGATTATTGAGCCGGAAGCGGTCGTGGAAGGCGCGGGGGTCCGGCTTAAACGAAGCATTGCGACACGAAGGCTGGACTATCTCGATCCATTCCTGTTGCTGGACCACTTTGCGTCCACCAATCCGCGTGATTACGAGGCCGGGTTCCCGCTGCATCCCCACCGAGGGATCGAAACGGTGACCTACATCCTGAAGGGCGAGGTCCGTCACAAGGATACCCTCGGAAACGCCGGGAGCATCGGCGCCGGTGACGTTCAGTGGATGACCGCCGGACGCGGCATCATGCACGAGGAGATGCCGCAGGCGCGTCCGGAAGGGATCGCCGGATTCCAGCTCTGGGTCAATCTGCCGGCGAAGCTCAAGATGACCCCGCCGCGCTACCAGGATATCCGGGCCCATGAGATTCCTGAAATCAAGCGCGACGACGGGGCGAGGATCCGGGTGATCACCGGGGCCGTGGAGGGGGCTCGGGGTCCCGTGACCGAAATCGCCGCCAATCCCATCTACCTGGATGTGTGTGTTCCCCCTCGCGCCTCGTTCGTCCAGCCGATCAAACGGGGCCATACCGCATTTGTTTACGTTTTCGAAGGCGAGGCCCAATTCGCCGGCGATGAGAAAGAAGCGGGAACAATGATCTCGAACCCGAAACTGGTTGTGCTGGGCGACGGCGATGAACTGCGAGTGACGACGGGAGAGGCCCCGGTTCGCTTTTTGTTGGTTTCGGGAAAACCGTTGCACGAGCCGATCGCGCGGTATGGCCCCTTCGTGATGAACACCCAAGATGAGATCAAGCAAACCCTTTACGAACTCAGAATGGGAACCTTCGTCACGACCTGA
- a CDS encoding quinone oxidoreductase: MAHAILIDRYGGPDVLQWKEIPVSSPGPGETLVRQTAVGVNFIDVYHRRGLYPLPSLPAGIGSEAAGLVEAVGPGVTEVAVGDRVAYAGGPTGAYCEARVLPAHRLVKLPDGVSDPQAAAMMLKGMTAEYLLRRAFSVKPGDAILFHAAAGGVGTIACQWAKQLGATVIGTVGTRKKAAMASSRGCDHVIVTGEEDFVVRVREITRGEGVPVVYDSVGKDTFMRSLDCLRPRGMLVSFGQSSGMVPALDITVLSAKGSLFLTRPTLMHYTARREELLSCASALFDVVQRGAVKIEIGQTYSLREAGRAHADLEARKTTGSTVLLP; this comes from the coding sequence ATGGCGCACGCGATCTTGATCGACCGCTACGGCGGTCCGGATGTCCTACAGTGGAAGGAGATTCCGGTTTCCTCTCCTGGCCCCGGCGAAACGCTCGTGCGGCAGACCGCCGTCGGTGTTAATTTCATCGATGTTTACCACCGACGGGGTCTCTATCCGCTCCCTTCCTTGCCCGCGGGGATCGGGTCGGAAGCCGCCGGGCTCGTGGAGGCGGTCGGACCGGGGGTGACCGAGGTGGCGGTGGGCGATCGGGTGGCCTATGCCGGGGGGCCGACGGGTGCCTATTGTGAAGCGCGGGTCCTTCCCGCGCACCGGCTGGTGAAGCTGCCGGACGGCGTTTCCGACCCGCAGGCCGCGGCGATGATGCTGAAGGGCATGACGGCCGAGTACCTCCTCCGTAGGGCGTTCTCCGTCAAACCGGGTGACGCCATCCTCTTCCATGCGGCCGCCGGGGGCGTAGGGACGATCGCCTGTCAGTGGGCCAAACAGCTCGGTGCGACCGTGATCGGCACGGTCGGAACTCGGAAGAAGGCGGCCATGGCATCCTCCCGCGGATGCGATCATGTGATCGTGACGGGTGAAGAAGACTTCGTCGTACGCGTGCGCGAGATCACCCGAGGCGAAGGGGTCCCTGTCGTCTACGACTCGGTCGGAAAAGACACCTTCATGCGCTCCCTGGACTGTTTGAGACCGCGGGGCATGCTGGTCAGCTTCGGACAATCCTCGGGGATGGTCCCTGCGCTGGACATCACGGTCCTGTCAGCCAAGGGGTCCCTGTTTCTCACCCGGCCCACGCTGATGCATTACACCGCCAGGCGAGAGGAGTTATTGTCGTGCGCCTCGGCGCTGTTCGATGTGGTTCAACGCGGCGCTGTGAAGATCGAGATCGGCCAAACCTATTCCCTTCGGGAGGCGGGCCGGGCTCACGCCGATCTCGAAGCCCGGAAAACGACCGGATCGACCGTGCTGCTTCCATAA
- a CDS encoding VOC family protein: MKAHYLGHVVFYVKNLERSLAFYRDLLGFKEVGRIFDGKAAALTSGRTHHEFLFIEVGDAPRPPAGHRIGLYHIGIKIGDSLNELRAALKELQKAGVTITGASDHTVSQSLYLLDPDGNEVELYVDADPSIWKKDPAAVLAPIKPLRL; encoded by the coding sequence ATGAAGGCGCATTATCTGGGACATGTAGTCTTTTACGTAAAAAATCTTGAACGGTCGCTCGCGTTTTACCGCGACCTGTTGGGATTCAAAGAAGTCGGACGGATTTTTGACGGGAAGGCGGCGGCGCTGACTTCTGGACGCACGCATCATGAGTTTCTTTTCATCGAAGTCGGAGATGCGCCCCGCCCGCCGGCCGGACACCGGATCGGCCTTTATCATATCGGGATCAAGATCGGGGATTCCCTGAATGAGCTTCGCGCCGCGCTGAAGGAGCTGCAGAAGGCCGGGGTGACGATCACCGGGGCGAGTGATCACACCGTGAGCCAGAGTCTTTATCTCCTCGATCCGGACGGAAACGAAGTCGAATTGTACGTCGACGCCGATCCGTCGATCTGGAAAAAAGATCCCGCCGCCGTCCTCGCCCCCATTAAACCGTTGAGACTTTGA
- the bioB gene encoding biotin synthase BioB: MIFQILADKALRGECLTREEARTVLKASDDRVPDLIQAAWRVRFANSGRRVKLHMLINAKSGLCEEDCHYCSQSRPSTADVESYPLLSEKDILGGARRAVAAKALRYCIVISGRGPRPKEMVQIASAVRTIKRETPLSLCCSLGLLTREDAKTLKAAGVDRVNHNLNTSERFYSEICSTHTYGDRIQTLRNAREAGLELCSGGIVGMGESDEDLIEMAFALRELEPDSIPINFLHPVEGTPLGARTPPSPTRGLKVLCLFRFLHPTTEIRIAGGREHNLRSLQAQALYVGDSIFVGGYLTTPGQRPEEAWRMIEDLGFEVEEAGIRVQP, encoded by the coding sequence ATGATATTTCAAATCCTAGCGGACAAAGCCTTGCGCGGCGAGTGTTTGACCCGGGAAGAAGCCCGAACCGTTCTGAAGGCGTCCGATGACCGGGTGCCCGATCTCATCCAGGCCGCCTGGAGAGTTCGGTTTGCGAATTCCGGCCGCCGGGTCAAACTCCATATGCTGATTAACGCCAAAAGCGGCCTCTGCGAGGAGGACTGCCACTACTGCTCCCAGTCCCGCCCCTCGACGGCCGACGTTGAGTCCTACCCCCTGCTATCGGAGAAAGATATTTTGGGCGGCGCCCGGCGTGCGGTAGCGGCCAAGGCGCTCCGGTACTGCATCGTGATCAGCGGCCGCGGACCGCGCCCGAAAGAGATGGTCCAAATCGCGTCGGCCGTCCGGACGATCAAGCGGGAAACGCCGCTGTCGCTCTGCTGTTCGTTGGGGCTGTTGACCCGGGAGGATGCCAAAACCCTCAAGGCGGCCGGCGTGGATCGCGTCAATCACAATCTCAACACCAGCGAGCGGTTTTACAGTGAAATCTGCAGCACGCATACCTACGGGGATCGAATCCAGACGCTCAGGAATGCGCGCGAGGCGGGACTCGAGCTCTGCTCGGGCGGGATCGTGGGAATGGGCGAATCCGACGAGGATCTGATCGAGATGGCGTTTGCCCTCCGCGAGCTCGAGCCCGATTCGATTCCGATCAATTTCCTTCATCCCGTCGAGGGCACCCCGCTCGGCGCGCGGACGCCCCCGTCGCCGACCCGCGGACTGAAGGTGCTCTGTCTCTTCCGCTTTCTTCATCCGACGACCGAGATCCGGATCGCGGGCGGACGCGAACACAACCTGCGGTCGCTTCAGGCCCAGGCGCTCTACGTCGGCGATTCGATCTTCGTCGGCGGTTACCTCACAACTCCGGGTCAAAGACCGGAGGAGGCCTGGCGGATGATCGAGGACCTGGGTTTTGAGGTGGAAGAAGCCGGAATCCGGGTTCAGCCCTAA
- a CDS encoding tetratricopeptide repeat protein, with translation MRLIVLSLGFVLLTACVGWLAYFNPGHTTLRLSPELFLDVPTVALVLLSMAFGGLFAILSAGFAEIKHLFRGWRQARIKQRDDRIHELLRSAINAKVSKRFEDAIGLFQKILLLNPNHVPALLRLGNLYRAQGNLTEAIRLHRKARSLEENNMEILLALAKDLEESKRLDEAVQMLQEMRRQTGNALTVLIHLRDLFVKLARWEEAHDVQEKILQGSLRPGELKGEQAWFEGIKYEVGRQLLGKGERDRARRYFRGAIKLNRGFIPGYMGLGEILVDEGKLKEAGELWEKAYEMTSSILLLHRLEDLYLELDQPARVLDLYQEAVNRDPENRILRFYLGKLYYRLEMVDEAFDILVALDPGHDKIPDLHKLLGNLYLRKGNVEAAVDEFKKALGLKKRVLVPYYCPLCDYHTPQWSGRCPRCGHWNSFEASPIMGEWSPSRIVPKAEPV, from the coding sequence ATGCGTCTGATTGTTTTAAGTCTGGGTTTTGTCCTTTTAACCGCCTGCGTGGGCTGGCTGGCTTATTTTAATCCCGGTCATACGACCCTCCGTCTCTCACCTGAATTATTCCTGGATGTTCCAACCGTGGCCTTGGTCCTTTTGTCCATGGCCTTCGGGGGCCTGTTTGCGATCCTCTCCGCCGGTTTTGCCGAGATCAAACACCTGTTCCGCGGCTGGCGACAGGCGAGAATCAAGCAACGGGACGACCGAATCCACGAACTGCTGCGCTCGGCGATCAATGCCAAGGTCTCGAAGCGATTTGAAGACGCGATCGGCCTGTTTCAAAAAATCCTCTTGTTAAATCCGAATCACGTCCCGGCCCTCCTGCGGTTGGGGAATCTGTACCGCGCTCAGGGCAACCTGACCGAGGCGATCCGACTTCACCGCAAGGCCCGGAGCCTGGAGGAAAACAACATGGAGATCCTCCTGGCCCTGGCGAAGGATCTCGAGGAATCCAAGCGGTTGGATGAGGCGGTGCAGATGCTTCAGGAGATGCGGCGGCAAACCGGGAACGCCCTGACCGTGCTCATCCATCTCCGGGATCTTTTCGTCAAGCTGGCCCGGTGGGAGGAAGCCCATGACGTTCAGGAGAAGATCCTTCAAGGATCGTTGCGTCCGGGGGAATTGAAGGGCGAGCAGGCGTGGTTTGAAGGGATCAAGTATGAGGTCGGCCGCCAGTTGCTTGGGAAGGGCGAGCGGGACCGCGCCAGGCGATATTTCCGGGGGGCGATCAAGCTGAACCGCGGTTTCATCCCCGGCTACATGGGCCTGGGGGAGATTCTGGTGGACGAGGGCAAGTTGAAGGAGGCCGGCGAGCTTTGGGAAAAGGCCTACGAGATGACCTCCAGCATCCTTCTGCTTCATCGGTTGGAGGATCTTTATCTGGAGTTGGACCAACCGGCCCGCGTCCTCGATCTATACCAGGAGGCCGTCAACCGGGACCCCGAAAACCGAATCCTCCGGTTTTATCTCGGGAAACTTTACTACCGCCTTGAAATGGTGGATGAGGCCTTTGATATCCTGGTCGCCCTGGATCCCGGCCATGACAAAATTCCCGACCTCCACAAGCTCCTGGGAAATCTTTATCTTCGGAAGGGAAACGTGGAAGCGGCCGTGGACGAGTTTAAAAAAGCCCTCGGTCTCAAAAAACGCGTGCTGGTTCCCTACTACTGCCCGCTCTGTGATTATCACACGCCCCAATGGTCCGGCCGTTGTCCGCGCTGCGGTCACTGGAACAGTTTTGAGGCCTCACCCATCATGGGCGAGTGGTCCCCTTCCCGAATTGTACCCAAGGCGGAGCCCGTGTAG
- the rsfS gene encoding ribosome silencing factor: MRAAQAALEKKASDLIVFKVGGLTTVADYFVICSADSQRQVRAIRDHIDDTLSQRGCHLFSTEGEATGRWVLMDYSDIVVHIFKEEIRSFYALERLWGDAPRLDLKRELQAGFERHVGKVKAARGGGRLRANKG; encoded by the coding sequence TTGCGGGCTGCCCAGGCCGCTCTGGAAAAAAAGGCGTCCGATCTGATCGTGTTCAAGGTCGGGGGATTGACGACGGTCGCGGACTATTTCGTGATTTGCTCGGCCGATTCCCAACGACAGGTCCGGGCGATCCGGGATCATATTGACGACACGCTGTCTCAACGGGGTTGCCATCTTTTCAGCACGGAGGGCGAAGCGACCGGCCGCTGGGTCTTGATGGACTACAGCGATATTGTCGTTCATATATTCAAGGAGGAGATCCGGTCCTTTTATGCCCTTGAGCGACTGTGGGGCGACGCCCCCCGGTTGGATTTGAAGAGGGAGCTTCAAGCGGGATTCGAACGGCACGTCGGCAAGGTGAAGGCGGCTAGAGGAGGAGGAAGGCTGCGCGCGAATAAAGGCTGA
- the nadD gene encoding nicotinate-nucleotide adenylyltransferase, which translates to MRVGIFGGTFNPIHRGHLAIAEEVRKAVGLDRILLIPAGRPPHKTGQMIPSAKHRLEMVRLAVRGHPDLGVSDLEVRRRGKSYTIDTVKTLERNYPQGTEFFLILGLDAFLDFSTWRSPDELKARCHLVVVSRPGFLFADLIRSNDLRRPDQKPLRALDRGRRDRYDLPLTPATRLILIRVKAHDVSATQIRDHLSGGKRLKNLLPPLVESYIIKNHLYGGAIHSS; encoded by the coding sequence TTGCGCGTCGGCATCTTCGGCGGAACCTTTAATCCCATTCATCGGGGGCATCTGGCGATCGCGGAGGAAGTTCGAAAAGCCGTCGGGTTGGACCGCATCCTTCTGATTCCGGCCGGCCGCCCGCCGCACAAGACCGGCCAGATGATTCCGTCGGCCAAACACCGCCTGGAAATGGTCCGCCTTGCGGTCCGGGGGCATCCCGATCTGGGGGTATCCGATCTGGAAGTAAGACGCCGAGGCAAATCCTACACGATCGATACCGTCAAAACTTTGGAGCGGAATTATCCCCAAGGGACCGAATTTTTCTTGATCCTGGGACTGGACGCGTTTTTGGACTTTTCCACATGGCGCTCGCCGGACGAACTCAAGGCGCGATGCCATCTGGTGGTGGTCTCGCGCCCCGGTTTTCTTTTCGCCGATTTGATTCGTTCAAACGATCTGCGCCGACCCGACCAAAAACCTCTGCGAGCATTGGATCGTGGGCGGCGAGACCGGTATGACCTTCCCCTGACTCCCGCCACCCGTCTGATCCTGATCCGCGTGAAGGCTCACGACGTCTCGGCCACCCAGATTCGGGATCATCTTTCCGGTGGAAAACGGCTTAAAAACCTCTTGCCACCCCTCGTCGAATCCTATATAATCAAAAATCATTTGTACGGAGGCGCTATCCACTCGTCCTGA
- a CDS encoding glutamate-5-semialdehyde dehydrogenase, producing the protein MDIRAYVTEKATRARAAARRLATVSSTLKNAALLKMADALAAQTPALLSANAKDLAEAERRGLSKTMIDRLTMNAKRIGEMAAGLRDVAALPDPVGETVKMVRRPNGMQVGRVRVPIGVIGIVYESRPNVTADAASLCLKAGNAVVLRGGSEAVHSNAAIVQILSETGTEVGLPEGSIGFLDHPDRQAVMEMLKLDALIDLIIPRGGEALMKTVTEHSRIPVIKHDKGLCHTYVDEGADLSMARAICFNAKVQRPGTCNAMETLLVHESVASAFLPGMVRSFQEAGVEVRGCTRTRAIVSGIKEASEEDWTTEYLDLILSVRVVENIDEAMEHIARYGSQHSEAIVTRDYGRARRFLNEVDACAVFVNASTRLNDGYQFGLGAEIGISTSRIHARGPMGLEELTTTKYIVLGEGQLRE; encoded by the coding sequence ATGGATATCCGTGCCTATGTGACCGAGAAGGCGACGAGGGCCCGGGCCGCGGCCCGAAGATTGGCCACGGTTTCTTCGACCCTCAAGAACGCCGCGCTTCTAAAAATGGCCGACGCGCTGGCGGCCCAAACACCCGCGCTTCTAAGCGCCAACGCCAAAGACCTGGCCGAGGCGGAACGCCGCGGGCTCTCCAAGACCATGATTGATCGGCTGACCATGAACGCGAAACGGATCGGCGAGATGGCCGCCGGTCTTCGGGATGTGGCGGCGCTTCCGGATCCGGTCGGGGAAACGGTTAAAATGGTCCGGCGCCCGAACGGGATGCAAGTGGGTCGCGTCCGCGTTCCGATCGGGGTGATCGGGATCGTGTATGAGTCGCGGCCCAATGTCACGGCCGATGCCGCGAGCCTCTGCCTCAAGGCCGGCAACGCCGTGGTGCTTCGCGGCGGTTCCGAAGCGGTTCATTCCAATGCGGCGATCGTTCAAATCCTCTCCGAGACCGGAACCGAGGTCGGGCTTCCCGAAGGGAGCATCGGATTTCTCGATCATCCGGACCGACAGGCCGTGATGGAGATGCTGAAACTGGATGCGCTGATCGATCTTATCATTCCCCGCGGCGGGGAGGCTCTCATGAAGACCGTGACGGAGCATTCCCGGATTCCCGTCATCAAGCATGACAAAGGGCTTTGCCATACGTATGTGGACGAGGGCGCGGACCTTTCGATGGCGCGGGCGATCTGCTTCAACGCCAAGGTCCAGCGGCCGGGTACCTGCAACGCGATGGAGACCCTGCTGGTGCACGAAAGCGTCGCGTCGGCCTTCCTGCCCGGGATGGTCCGATCGTTTCAGGAAGCCGGGGTTGAGGTCCGCGGCTGCACCAGGACCCGCGCGATCGTTTCCGGGATTAAGGAGGCGAGCGAAGAGGACTGGACGACCGAATATCTGGATCTGATTCTATCGGTGAGGGTCGTCGAAAACATCGATGAAGCGATGGAGCACATCGCCCGGTACGGATCCCAGCATTCCGAAGCCATTGTCACGCGGGATTACGGGCGGGCCCGACGGTTCCTGAACGAGGTGGACGCCTGCGCCGTCTTCGTCAACGCCTCAACGCGGCTGAACGATGGATACCAGTTCGGACTGGGCGCCGAAATCGGGATCTCGACCAGCCGGATCCATGCCCGAGGCCCGATGGGCCTGGAAGAGCTCACCACCACAAAGTATATCGTGCTGGGTGAAGGGCAGTTGAGGGAGTGA
- the proB gene encoding glutamate 5-kinase: MDPNRTHNLRTVRRLVVKVGSSLIASRDHGLDHHRLETLAHEMADLKRQGYEVVIVSSGAILSGLEKLGITQRPKNLPVKQAAAAVGQSRLIWAYEKAFEARGLKVAQVLLTQEDLADRKRFLNSRNTLTTLLEYDVIPVINENDTVAVEEIQFGDNDNLAGLVTHLIDAQLLVILSDVEGLFTDDPRRDPDAQLIPIVHQVDAETVRRAQDTSTQEGTGGMRSKVQTARDVATYGVATVIASGRRPGVLTEILKGNPIGTLFLPHQGRRTSRKHWIAFTSRTKGRLSLDAGAVEALAVKGKSLLPSGIVRVEGRFKAGDTVSCVDPQGREVAKGLVNYASDDVEKIRGAKTAEISKILGRNDYDEVIHRDNLVVL, translated from the coding sequence ATGGACCCAAATCGGACCCATAACCTCCGGACTGTCAGACGGCTCGTCGTGAAGGTCGGAAGCAGCCTGATCGCCTCGAGGGATCACGGCCTGGACCACCATCGGCTGGAGACCTTGGCCCACGAGATGGCCGATCTCAAGCGCCAGGGGTATGAGGTTGTGATCGTCTCATCCGGCGCGATTCTTTCCGGACTGGAGAAACTGGGAATAACGCAGCGGCCCAAAAACCTGCCGGTCAAACAAGCGGCCGCGGCGGTCGGCCAGAGCCGCTTGATCTGGGCGTACGAAAAGGCCTTTGAGGCCCGAGGGTTGAAAGTGGCCCAGGTTCTTTTAACCCAGGAAGACCTCGCCGACCGGAAACGTTTTCTAAATTCGCGCAACACACTCACGACCCTGTTGGAATACGACGTCATCCCCGTCATCAATGAGAATGACACGGTGGCGGTGGAAGAGATACAGTTCGGGGACAACGACAACTTGGCCGGACTGGTGACCCATCTGATCGACGCGCAGCTCCTGGTGATCCTCTCCGATGTCGAGGGGTTGTTTACCGATGATCCCCGCCGCGATCCCGATGCGCAGCTCATCCCGATCGTCCATCAGGTCGATGCGGAAACGGTGCGACGGGCCCAGGATACATCGACGCAGGAAGGAACCGGCGGCATGCGCTCCAAGGTTCAGACGGCGCGCGACGTGGCGACCTATGGGGTGGCGACCGTGATCGCAAGCGGCCGGCGGCCCGGTGTGCTGACCGAAATCCTGAAAGGAAATCCGATCGGAACCTTGTTTCTTCCACATCAGGGCCGGCGCACCAGTCGGAAGCACTGGATCGCCTTTACGAGCCGGACCAAGGGACGGTTATCGCTCGATGCCGGTGCGGTGGAAGCCCTGGCCGTCAAGGGAAAGAGCCTTCTCCCTTCCGGGATTGTCCGCGTGGAGGGCCGTTTTAAGGCCGGAGATACCGTGAGCTGCGTTGATCCGCAAGGGCGGGAAGTGGCCAAGGGGTTGGTCAATTATGCATCCGATGATGTCGAAAAGATCCGAGGGGCTAAAACGGCGGAGATTTCCAAGATCTTGGGACGCAACGATTACGATGAAGTGATCCATCGGGACAACCTGGTGGTATTGTAG
- the obgE gene encoding GTPase ObgE: MFVDQVKIFVKAGDGGDGCVGFRREKYVPRGGPNGGDGGDGGDIVLRATGQLRTLLDLRYQQHYLVPHAEHGQGKNRHGRNSPPFIIPVPCGTVVRDAESMEEQADLTEEGQERIVARGGRGGRGNAAFATSTNRAPRRAEKGRPGEERWLLLELKLLADVGLVGFPNAGKSTLISRISSARPKIADYPFTTLTPQLGVVSEEDRGSFVVADIPGLIEGAHTGKGLGHRFLRHIERNVFLLYLIDIGESAEKEPVESFEILRRELKAYNPDLLEKPFAVAATKLDIRGDGNRLKHLVAFCRRKKYPCWPVSAVTGQGIPDLIRFLGDRVRALRMRVSGPTSPSEKA, from the coding sequence GTGTTTGTCGATCAGGTCAAAATATTCGTTAAGGCCGGGGATGGCGGCGACGGTTGCGTCGGCTTCCGACGGGAGAAATACGTCCCTCGGGGGGGTCCCAACGGCGGCGATGGCGGAGACGGAGGGGATATTGTTCTCCGCGCCACCGGTCAGCTTCGAACCCTTCTGGATCTGCGATATCAGCAGCACTACCTGGTTCCGCATGCCGAGCACGGCCAGGGCAAAAATCGTCACGGTCGCAACAGTCCGCCCTTCATCATTCCGGTGCCGTGCGGGACGGTTGTCCGGGATGCCGAGTCCATGGAAGAGCAGGCCGACCTGACCGAAGAAGGCCAGGAACGGATCGTGGCCCGCGGCGGTCGGGGCGGGCGGGGCAATGCGGCCTTCGCAACCTCGACGAATCGTGCGCCCCGCCGTGCGGAAAAGGGGAGGCCCGGTGAAGAGCGCTGGTTGTTGCTGGAACTCAAACTTCTGGCGGATGTGGGACTAGTCGGTTTTCCCAATGCCGGAAAGTCAACGCTGATCTCGCGGATTTCATCGGCCCGACCCAAGATCGCCGATTATCCGTTCACGACCCTGACCCCTCAACTCGGCGTGGTGTCCGAGGAGGACCGCGGGAGTTTCGTCGTGGCGGATATCCCCGGCTTGATCGAAGGGGCTCACACCGGAAAGGGATTGGGCCACCGGTTCCTTCGGCATATCGAGCGCAACGTCTTTCTGCTCTACCTGATCGACATCGGGGAGTCGGCCGAGAAGGAGCCCGTGGAAAGTTTCGAGATTCTCCGACGGGAATTGAAGGCGTACAATCCGGATTTGCTGGAAAAGCCGTTTGCGGTCGCGGCGACCAAGCTGGACATTCGGGGAGACGGAAACCGGCTCAAGCACCTTGTCGCGTTTTGTCGGCGGAAAAAATATCCCTGCTGGCCCGTGTCGGCCGTGACCGGCCAGGGAATTCCCGATCTCATCCGATTTTTGGGTGACCGGGTCCGGGCCTTGCGAATGCGGGTTTCCGGCCCCACGTCCCCATCGGAGAAGGCCTAA
- the rpmA gene encoding 50S ribosomal protein L27, with translation MAHKKGQGSTQNGRDSQSKRLGVKAFGGQVVPAGTILVRQRGTRFHPGFNVGTGSDHTLFAKVTGVVKFESRTGDRKKISVYPVPEPAR, from the coding sequence ATGGCACATAAGAAAGGACAGGGATCCACTCAGAACGGCCGTGACAGTCAATCCAAACGCCTTGGCGTCAAGGCCTTTGGAGGACAGGTGGTTCCGGCGGGAACCATTCTCGTTCGGCAGCGGGGCACACGGTTTCATCCGGGATTCAATGTCGGCACCGGAAGCGATCACACCCTATTTGCCAAGGTGACCGGGGTGGTCAAGTTTGAGAGTCGGACGGGGGATCGCAAAAAGATCAGCGTCTACCCGGTACCGGAACCGGCCCGTTAG
- the rplU gene encoding 50S ribosomal protein L21: MYAIIETGGKQYRVAPGETVEVEALEGKVGDTVSLSRVLMMQAEKGPRIGTPVIPGAVVKAEVVAQGRQSKVVVFKKMRRKNYRRTKGHRQDFTRLKITEIQSA, encoded by the coding sequence ATGTATGCCATTATTGAAACAGGCGGTAAACAGTACCGGGTGGCCCCGGGTGAGACCGTGGAGGTCGAAGCCTTGGAAGGAAAAGTGGGCGACACCGTTTCCCTTTCCCGTGTCCTGATGATGCAGGCGGAGAAGGGGCCCCGGATCGGGACCCCGGTGATTCCGGGGGCGGTCGTCAAGGCGGAAGTGGTGGCTCAGGGCCGCCAGTCCAAGGTGGTGGTTTTTAAAAAAATGCGGCGGAAAAATTATCGGCGGACGAAGGGGCATCGTCAGGACTTTACGCGGCTCAAAATAACCGAGATCCAGTCGGCCTGA